A DNA window from Bacteroides cellulosilyticus contains the following coding sequences:
- a CDS encoding sensor histidine kinase produces the protein MIMQDSQPRRIVEVLIHIIGWGIVFAFPFLLMNRGGFTISWVDYLRHGSAVPISFLIVFYINYCFFIPHFLFEGRIKQYVVLNLLLILCTAVGVHFWQDFIFHTYVKPEAHKRPGPPSWIFILRDVFSMVLTVGLAAAIRMSGRWIKVEAARREAEKSRTEAELKNLRNQLNPHFLLNTLNNIYALIAFDSDKAQAAIQELSRLLRHVLYDNQQNFVSLGKEMDFIRNYIELMRIRLSANVTVETQIDVPADSRTEIAPLIFISLIENAFKHGISPTEPSFIHIHFSESPGQVCCEITNSYHPKSQTDKSGSGIGLEQVRKRLELTYPGQYEWNQGVSDDGKEYKSVLSIKY, from the coding sequence ATGATTATGCAAGACTCCCAACCTCGCCGGATTGTAGAAGTTCTCATCCACATCATCGGATGGGGAATCGTTTTCGCTTTCCCGTTTCTGCTGATGAATCGTGGCGGATTTACGATAAGCTGGGTAGACTATTTACGTCATGGCAGTGCGGTTCCGATATCATTCCTGATCGTGTTCTACATAAACTACTGTTTCTTCATCCCTCATTTCTTATTTGAGGGACGCATCAAGCAATATGTAGTACTGAATCTTCTGCTCATACTTTGCACAGCTGTCGGTGTACACTTTTGGCAAGATTTCATCTTCCATACGTATGTGAAACCCGAAGCTCACAAACGTCCCGGGCCTCCCAGCTGGATCTTCATCCTGCGTGATGTCTTCTCAATGGTTCTCACCGTAGGGCTGGCAGCCGCTATCCGTATGAGTGGCCGTTGGATAAAAGTAGAAGCTGCACGCCGGGAAGCCGAGAAGAGCCGTACGGAAGCGGAACTGAAAAACTTGCGTAATCAACTGAATCCGCACTTCCTGCTCAACACCCTGAACAACATCTATGCCCTTATCGCCTTCGACAGCGATAAAGCACAAGCCGCCATTCAGGAATTAAGCCGCCTGCTGCGTCACGTCCTATACGACAACCAACAGAATTTCGTCTCTCTTGGCAAAGAGATGGATTTCATCCGCAACTACATTGAACTGATGCGCATCCGCCTCTCCGCAAACGTAACCGTAGAGACGCAAATAGATGTTCCTGCTGATAGTCGTACGGAAATAGCCCCGCTCATTTTCATCTCCCTCATAGAGAATGCCTTCAAGCATGGCATCTCTCCCACCGAACCCAGTTTTATCCACATCCATTTCAGTGAAAGCCCCGGTCAGGTATGCTGCGAAATTACCAACAGCTACCACCCCAAAAGCCAGACTGACAAAAGTGGAAGTGGCATAGGACTGGAGCAAGTGCGGAAACGCCTGGAATTAACTTATCCCGGACAGTATGAATGGAATCAGGGAGTGAGCGATGATGGGAAAGAATATAAATCGGTTTTAAGTATTAAGTATTAA
- a CDS encoding LytR/AlgR family response regulator transcription factor has protein sequence MNLTCAIVDDEPLALNLLESYVNKTPFLTLKGKYSSAVQAMKELPDKQVDLLFLDIQMPELNGLEFSKMVDAHTRIVFSTAFEQYAIDGYKVNALDYLLKPISYVDFLQAANKAVQWFELLQQPKEEIESIFVKSDYKLVQIELKKILYVEGLKDYVKIYTEDTARPILSLMSMKSMEELLPTSRFMRVHRSYIVQKEKIRVIDRGRIVFDKTYIPVSDSYKQVFQTFLDKRS, from the coding sequence ATGAATCTGACTTGTGCCATAGTAGATGACGAACCTTTAGCTTTAAATTTACTGGAAAGCTACGTCAACAAAACTCCGTTCCTGACATTGAAAGGAAAGTATTCCAGTGCCGTACAGGCTATGAAGGAACTGCCGGATAAGCAAGTGGATTTGCTTTTCCTTGACATACAGATGCCTGAACTTAACGGTCTGGAATTCTCTAAAATGGTGGATGCACATACCCGCATCGTTTTTAGCACCGCTTTTGAGCAATATGCTATTGACGGTTATAAGGTGAATGCTTTGGATTATCTGCTAAAACCTATTTCTTACGTAGATTTCTTGCAGGCAGCTAATAAAGCCGTACAATGGTTTGAACTATTGCAACAGCCTAAAGAAGAAATAGAAAGTATATTTGTAAAAAGTGATTATAAACTAGTACAAATAGAACTTAAAAAGATACTTTATGTAGAAGGTTTGAAGGATTATGTTAAGATTTATACAGAAGATACAGCCCGGCCTATTTTATCGCTTATGAGTATGAAATCGATGGAGGAATTATTACCAACATCCCGTTTCATGCGGGTTCACAGATCTTATATTGTACAGAAAGAAAAAATAAGAGTTATTGATCGGGGACGAATTGTGTTTGATAAAACGTATATCCCTGTCAGCGATAGTTATAAACAGGTATTTCAAACCTTCCTGGATAAAAGGAGCTAA
- a CDS encoding linear amide C-N hydrolase, whose translation MFLITALLVILSIIPHNRANACTRVVYHGDNNMIITGRTMDWKEDTRSNIWIFPRGMERNGEVGKDPMRWKSKYGSVITSAYDICSTDGMNEKGLVANLLWLAESSYPQWNGERPALSIAAWVQYMLDNFATVDEAVAEVEKNTFDVVSDMMPDGTRMATLHLSISDATGDNAIFEYVGGKLDIHHSKAYQVMTNSPVFGQQLALDDYWKNIGGTTFLPGTNRAADRFVRASFYINAIPKTEDTRTALASVFSVIRNTSVPFGISTPDQPNISSTRWRTVSDQKDKVYYFESTLYPNVFWVDFKDVDFSEKAPVKKLNLLSGKTYAGNTAKEFVAAKPFRFLGIK comes from the coding sequence ATGTTTCTCATCACAGCACTCCTGGTTATCCTGTCGATAATACCTCATAATCGTGCAAATGCTTGTACCCGTGTAGTCTATCATGGTGATAATAATATGATAATAACCGGTCGTACTATGGATTGGAAAGAAGATACCCGTAGTAATATCTGGATTTTCCCGCGAGGTATGGAGCGCAACGGAGAGGTAGGTAAGGACCCGATGCGTTGGAAATCTAAATACGGCAGTGTGATAACCTCGGCTTATGACATCTGTAGCACTGACGGTATGAATGAAAAAGGACTCGTTGCCAATCTGTTGTGGCTGGCAGAATCATCCTATCCCCAGTGGAACGGTGAGAGGCCGGCCTTGTCCATAGCCGCCTGGGTGCAATATATGCTTGATAATTTTGCAACGGTGGATGAGGCTGTTGCCGAGGTAGAAAAGAATACTTTCGATGTGGTGTCGGATATGATGCCCGACGGTACGCGTATGGCTACCCTTCATCTTTCCATTTCGGACGCTACGGGTGATAATGCTATTTTTGAGTATGTAGGCGGAAAGTTGGATATTCATCATAGCAAAGCATATCAGGTTATGACAAACTCACCTGTGTTTGGTCAGCAACTGGCGCTTGATGATTACTGGAAGAATATTGGAGGAACCACTTTTTTGCCGGGTACCAATCGTGCTGCCGACCGTTTTGTGAGAGCTTCTTTCTATATAAATGCTATTCCTAAAACAGAAGATACCCGTACAGCCTTGGCCAGTGTATTCAGCGTGATACGCAATACTTCCGTTCCGTTCGGTATCAGCACTCCTGATCAGCCGAATATTTCTTCAACCCGATGGAGGACGGTTTCCGATCAGAAGGATAAAGTTTATTACTTTGAATCTACTTTATATCCCAATGTTTTTTGGGTTGACTTTAAGGATGTGGATTTCTCAGAGAAAGCGCCTGTCAAGAAGTTGAATCTTCTTTCCGGTAAAACGTATGCGGGAAATACTGCCAAAGAGTTTGTTGCTGCAAAACCTTTCCGGTTCTTGGGAATCAAATAG
- a CDS encoding DUF2776 family protein has translation MNYGISILFRAIPLLMALFCFGYGAFVLDMGTDTNRFVAGPVVFSLGMICIALFATAGTIIRQIIHTYSTAAKYALPIIGYLAAVVCFIGGMTYINDGSTVAHFVAGHVICGVAFITACVATTATSSTRFTFITQNSKKTDHAVPAKSFSSAQADILIILAVVFAVITWVWAFWLLGQSDIHTAYYVAGHVMAGLACICTSLVALVATIVRQIRNSYSGAERKWWPALVLVMGTLSILWGLWVLTNADPGKSSTGYIMIGLGLVCYSISSKVILLAVIWRNVFKLANRIPLIPVLTALTCLFLSAFLFEMTTLNDVYFVPARVLAGLGGICFTLFSIVSILESGTSN, from the coding sequence ATGAATTACGGTATTAGTATCCTTTTCAGGGCTATCCCATTGCTGATGGCCCTTTTTTGTTTCGGCTACGGAGCCTTTGTGCTCGACATGGGGACGGACACGAACCGATTCGTTGCGGGACCCGTGGTCTTCTCTTTAGGAATGATATGTATCGCGCTGTTCGCTACGGCAGGTACCATCATCCGGCAGATTATCCACACGTATAGTACGGCGGCAAAATATGCCCTGCCCATCATCGGCTATCTGGCTGCCGTGGTGTGTTTCATCGGTGGAATGACATACATTAATGACGGCAGTACGGTGGCCCATTTCGTTGCGGGACATGTCATCTGCGGGGTAGCTTTCATTACTGCATGTGTAGCCACCACTGCCACCTCTTCCACCCGCTTCACCTTCATCACGCAAAATTCCAAAAAGACGGACCATGCCGTACCTGCCAAGTCATTCTCTTCGGCACAGGCGGACATACTCATCATTCTGGCTGTTGTTTTCGCCGTCATCACATGGGTTTGGGCATTCTGGTTATTGGGACAAAGCGATATCCACACCGCTTACTATGTGGCCGGACACGTAATGGCCGGACTGGCATGTATCTGTACGAGCCTGGTTGCACTGGTTGCTACCATTGTCCGGCAGATACGTAACTCTTATAGTGGTGCCGAACGGAAATGGTGGCCCGCCCTCGTATTGGTGATGGGTACACTGAGTATCCTGTGGGGACTTTGGGTGCTGACGAATGCCGACCCGGGCAAGTCTTCCACCGGATACATTATGATAGGTCTGGGTTTAGTTTGTTACAGTATATCCAGCAAAGTAATTCTGCTGGCTGTTATTTGGCGGAACGTCTTTAAGCTGGCAAACCGAATTCCGCTCATTCCGGTGCTCACCGCGCTTACTTGTCTTTTCCTCTCTGCTTTTCTGTTTGAAATGACAACGCTGAATGATGTCTACTTTGTTCCCGCACGCGTATTGGCAGGATTAGGCGGCATCTGTTTCACGCTGTTCTCCATCGTCAGCATTCTGGAAAGCGGAACGTCCAATTGA
- the pgl gene encoding 6-phosphogluconolactonase produces the protein MKTYIYSTAAETARALIKHLISLMEEEPQKIFHIAFSGGSTPSLMFDLWAEEFKDVTPWSRMRIYWVDERCVPAEDSESNYGNMRRLLLDEVGMPEEYIFPIDGSNDPDDEANSYSRIVRCNAPLWHGFPALDIVLLGAGEDGHTSSIFPGQEYLLSSFHPYEVSVNPYNGQKRIAMTGCLLFNAKQLIFFVTGRNKSNVVRDILDSGDTGPAAYVAHHAWNVEVFMDELAKPQPIHESDL, from the coding sequence ATGAAAACTTATATCTATAGTACAGCTGCTGAAACGGCACGAGCTCTCATCAAGCATCTTATTAGTTTGATGGAGGAAGAGCCGCAGAAGATTTTTCACATAGCATTCAGTGGAGGCAGCACGCCCTCGCTCATGTTCGATTTGTGGGCAGAAGAATTCAAGGATGTCACTCCGTGGAGTCGTATGCGTATTTATTGGGTGGACGAACGGTGTGTACCTGCCGAAGACTCGGAGAGTAATTATGGTAATATGCGCCGGTTGTTGCTGGATGAAGTGGGAATGCCTGAGGAATATATTTTTCCTATTGATGGCAGCAACGATCCCGATGATGAGGCGAATAGCTATTCTCGCATAGTGCGTTGCAATGCGCCACTCTGGCATGGCTTTCCGGCTCTTGATATTGTTCTGCTGGGGGCGGGAGAAGACGGACATACCTCGTCCATTTTCCCCGGTCAGGAGTATTTGCTTTCTTCTTTCCATCCTTATGAGGTAAGTGTTAATCCCTACAATGGGCAGAAGCGCATAGCCATGACCGGCTGTCTGCTTTTTAATGCCAAGCAGCTGATTTTCTTTGTGACAGGCAGAAACAAGTCCAACGTTGTGCGCGATATTCTGGATTCGGGGGATACCGGTCCGGCTGCCTATGTGGCGCACCATGCCTGGAATGTGGAAGTGTTTATGGATGAGCTGGCGAAACCCCAACCCATCCATGAGAGTGATTTATAA
- the zwf gene encoding glucose-6-phosphate dehydrogenase — protein sequence MSKFVMIIFGASGDLTKRKLMPALYSLYKDNRLPEGFAILGIGRTDYADETYRDYILNELEHFVTPAEVGMKEFCTHLHYLSMDPAIEEGYGTLDSRLQEITGEKKPDNLLFYLATPPSLYGVIPLHLKTAGLNRKHTRIIVEKPFGYDLKSAQELNHIYASVFEESQIYRIDHFLGKETAQNILAFRFANGIFEPLWNRNYIDYVEVTAVENLGIEQRGGFYDGTGALRDMVQNHLIQLVALTAMEPPAVFTADNFRNEVVKVYESLKPLTDEDLNEHIVRGQYTASGSKKGYREEKNVPADSRTETYIAMKIGIDNWRWSGVPFYIRTGKQMPTKVTEIVVHFRETPHQMFHCHGGHCPRANKLILRLQPNEGIVLKFGMKVPGPGFDVKQVMMDFSYDQLGGHATGDAYARLIEDCIQGDPTLFTRSDAVEASWRFFDPVLRYWNEYPDAPLYGYPVGTWGPLESEAMMHEHGADWTNPCKNLTNTDQYCEL from the coding sequence ATGAGTAAATTTGTAATGATCATATTCGGTGCTTCGGGCGACTTGACGAAACGCAAACTGATGCCGGCACTCTACTCGCTCTACAAGGATAATCGTTTGCCCGAAGGATTTGCCATTCTCGGTATCGGCCGTACCGACTACGCGGATGAAACTTATCGCGACTATATCCTGAATGAGCTGGAGCATTTTGTCACACCGGCCGAAGTGGGAATGAAAGAGTTCTGCACTCATTTGCACTACCTTAGTATGGACCCTGCCATAGAAGAAGGTTACGGAACCCTGGACAGCCGTTTGCAGGAAATCACCGGTGAAAAGAAACCGGACAATTTACTGTTCTATCTCGCTACGCCCCCCTCACTTTATGGCGTCATCCCTCTACACCTGAAAACAGCCGGATTGAATCGTAAACATACCCGCATCATCGTCGAAAAGCCTTTCGGCTACGACCTGAAGTCGGCACAAGAATTAAACCATATCTATGCTTCCGTTTTCGAAGAGTCTCAGATTTATCGTATCGACCACTTTCTCGGCAAGGAGACGGCACAAAATATCCTTGCTTTCCGTTTTGCCAATGGCATCTTCGAGCCGTTATGGAATCGTAATTACATCGATTATGTAGAAGTTACCGCTGTCGAGAATCTCGGTATCGAACAGCGTGGCGGCTTCTATGACGGTACAGGCGCTTTGCGCGACATGGTGCAGAACCACCTTATCCAACTGGTGGCCCTCACTGCCATGGAGCCTCCCGCTGTCTTCACCGCCGATAATTTCCGTAACGAAGTGGTAAAAGTCTACGAGTCACTGAAACCTCTGACGGATGAAGATTTGAATGAACATATAGTCCGCGGACAATATACCGCTTCCGGTTCTAAAAAGGGCTACCGTGAAGAGAAGAACGTCCCCGCCGACTCGCGCACTGAAACTTACATCGCCATGAAGATCGGTATTGATAACTGGCGTTGGAGCGGCGTACCTTTCTACATCCGCACAGGAAAGCAGATGCCTACCAAGGTAACGGAAATCGTAGTGCACTTCCGTGAAACGCCCCATCAGATGTTTCATTGCCATGGCGGACACTGTCCGCGGGCTAACAAACTAATCCTCCGCCTGCAACCCAACGAAGGTATTGTGCTGAAATTCGGCATGAAAGTTCCCGGACCGGGCTTCGATGTAAAGCAAGTGATGATGGACTTCAGTTACGACCAACTGGGCGGACACGCTACGGGCGATGCTTATGCCCGTCTGATTGAAGACTGCATTCAGGGCGACCCGACACTCTTTACCCGCAGTGATGCTGTCGAAGCCTCCTGGCGTTTCTTTGATCCTGTGCTGCGCTATTGGAATGAATATCCTGACGCGCCTCTCTACGGTTATCCTGTCGGAACCTGGGGCCCGCTGGAAAGTGAAGCTATGATGCACGAACATGGTGCCGACTGGACCAATCCGTGTAAGAACCTTACGAACACTGATCAATATTGTGAGTTATGA
- the gnd gene encoding decarboxylating NADP(+)-dependent phosphogluconate dehydrogenase codes for MQVMTEKGQKTNIGLIGLAVMGENLALNMADKGWHVSVFNRTVPGVEEGVVERFINGRAKGKSIEGYTEIPDFVESISTPRKIMMMVRAGSAVDELMEQLFPHLSPGDILIDGGNSNYEDTNRRVALAESKGFRFVGAGVSGGEEGALNGASIMPGGSVTAWDEVKPILQSIAARAADGTPCCDWIGPAGSGHFVKMIHNGIEYGDMQLIAEAYWVMKNLLQLNNEDMASVFAHWNEGKLRSYLIEITANILRHKDKAGGYLIDKILDTAGQKGTGKWSVINAMELGMPLGLIATAVFERSLSAQKNLREAASKQFICQRSQVVYNKPELVKDIYSALYASKLVSYAQGFAVLQKASESFGWDLDLASIARMWRGGCIIRSIFLNDIAAAFEAQQKPKHLLLAPYFREEIKELLSGWKHLVAHAMKEELPVPAFSSALNYFYSLVSAKLPANMIQAQRDYFGAHTFERTDELRGQFFHENWTGHGGDTKSGTYNV; via the coding sequence ATGCAAGTTATGACAGAAAAAGGACAAAAGACAAACATCGGCTTAATCGGACTTGCCGTGATGGGGGAGAATTTAGCTTTGAATATGGCGGACAAGGGATGGCATGTGTCCGTGTTTAACCGCACTGTTCCGGGAGTGGAAGAAGGTGTGGTAGAACGCTTTATCAACGGTCGTGCCAAAGGGAAAAGTATTGAAGGATACACTGAAATTCCTGACTTTGTAGAGTCCATTTCCACCCCGCGCAAAATCATGATGATGGTGCGTGCCGGCAGTGCCGTAGATGAACTGATGGAACAACTCTTTCCGCATCTTTCTCCGGGAGATATCTTGATAGATGGAGGCAACTCAAACTATGAAGATACCAACCGCCGTGTGGCATTGGCCGAATCGAAAGGTTTCCGTTTTGTCGGTGCCGGTGTTTCGGGCGGTGAAGAAGGAGCGTTGAACGGTGCTTCTATTATGCCGGGTGGTTCCGTTACTGCCTGGGATGAAGTAAAGCCCATCCTGCAAAGTATTGCTGCACGTGCTGCCGATGGTACTCCTTGCTGTGACTGGATTGGTCCGGCCGGTTCGGGACATTTCGTTAAAATGATACATAATGGTATCGAATACGGTGATATGCAGTTGATAGCCGAAGCCTACTGGGTGATGAAGAATCTTCTGCAACTGAATAATGAAGACATGGCTTCCGTCTTTGCCCACTGGAATGAGGGTAAGTTGCGTAGCTATCTGATAGAAATCACAGCCAATATTCTTCGGCATAAGGATAAGGCGGGCGGTTACCTGATTGACAAGATACTGGACACCGCCGGGCAGAAAGGCACCGGTAAATGGTCCGTTATCAATGCAATGGAATTGGGTATGCCCCTGGGACTGATTGCAACGGCTGTTTTTGAGCGTAGTCTTTCAGCGCAGAAAAATCTGCGTGAGGCAGCTTCCAAACAATTCATTTGTCAGCGCTCACAAGTGGTCTATAATAAACCGGAACTGGTGAAAGATATTTATTCCGCTTTGTATGCTTCCAAACTGGTATCTTATGCACAAGGTTTCGCCGTGTTGCAAAAGGCGTCCGAATCTTTCGGCTGGGATCTCGATCTGGCATCCATTGCCCGTATGTGGCGCGGAGGTTGTATCATCCGCAGTATATTCCTGAATGATATAGCTGCTGCTTTTGAGGCACAGCAGAAGCCGAAGCATTTGCTGCTCGCTCCTTATTTCCGGGAAGAAATCAAAGAGTTGCTCTCCGGCTGGAAACACCTCGTAGCCCATGCGATGAAAGAGGAACTGCCTGTTCCGGCTTTCTCTTCCGCATTGAACTATTTCTATTCGCTGGTATCTGCGAAGCTCCCCGCTAATATGATTCAAGCTCAGCGTGACTATTTCGGCGCACATACCTTTGAGCGTACCGATGAACTCCGCGGACAGTTCTTCCATGAAAACTGGACCGGACATGGCGGAGATACAAAATCAGGTACCTATAATGTATAA
- a CDS encoding dicarboxylate/amino acid:cation symporter — protein sequence MKKLHIGLLPRILIAIALGILFGNFLPGELVRLFVTFNGIFSEFLNFSIPLIIVGLVTVAIADIGKGAGRLLLITALIAYGATLFSGFLSYFTGVTIFPHLIESGAPLEEVSEAQGILPFFSVAIPPLMNVMTALILAFTLGLGLAQLKNDTLKNAARDFQDIIVRMISAVILPLLPIYIFGIFLNMTHSGQVFSILMVFIKIIGVIFLLHIFLLVFQYCIAALFVRKNPFKLLGRMLPAYFTALGTQSSAATIPVTLEQTKKNGVSSDIAGFVIPLCATIHLSGSTLKIVACALALMMMQGIPFDFSLFAGFIFMLGITMVAAPGVPGGAIMASLGILQSMLGFDESAQALMIALYIAMDSFGTACNVTGDGAIALIVDKIYK from the coding sequence ATGAAAAAACTACATATCGGCTTACTGCCGCGTATCCTTATAGCCATCGCATTAGGTATTCTTTTTGGTAATTTTCTTCCCGGAGAATTGGTACGCCTGTTCGTTACATTCAACGGCATCTTCAGCGAATTTCTGAATTTCTCCATACCGCTGATTATTGTGGGATTGGTTACCGTAGCTATCGCCGACATCGGTAAAGGTGCCGGGCGACTGCTGTTGATTACCGCACTGATAGCTTACGGGGCAACCCTATTTTCCGGTTTCCTCTCTTACTTTACAGGAGTAACGATATTTCCTCATCTGATAGAGTCCGGTGCCCCGTTGGAAGAGGTCAGCGAGGCGCAAGGGATATTGCCGTTTTTCTCAGTCGCCATTCCACCACTCATGAATGTAATGACGGCACTGATACTGGCTTTCACTTTAGGGTTGGGACTTGCACAACTAAAAAACGATACACTGAAGAATGCAGCACGTGATTTTCAGGATATCATTGTCCGTATGATCAGTGCAGTGATCCTGCCGTTGCTTCCTATTTATATATTCGGTATATTCCTTAATATGACACATTCGGGACAGGTATTCTCTATCTTAATGGTATTTATAAAGATTATCGGCGTAATCTTCCTGCTGCACATCTTCCTGCTGGTATTTCAATATTGTATCGCTGCGCTGTTTGTCCGCAAAAATCCCTTTAAGCTGTTGGGGCGGATGCTGCCCGCTTATTTCACGGCTTTAGGAACACAGTCATCCGCTGCCACTATTCCTGTTACTCTGGAACAGACAAAGAAAAACGGCGTATCCTCTGATATTGCCGGTTTTGTTATCCCTCTTTGTGCCACGATACATTTATCCGGCAGCACGCTGAAGATCGTAGCATGCGCCCTTGCTCTGATGATGATGCAAGGCATACCTTTTGATTTCTCTTTATTTGCCGGTTTCATTTTCATGCTGGGAATCACGATGGTAGCCGCTCCGGGAGTTCCCGGTGGTGCCATCATGGCATCTCTGGGTATCCTGCAATCCATGCTCGGTTTCGATGAATCGGCACAGGCACTGATGATTGCACTCTACATTGCAATGGATAGCTTCGGCACTGCCTGCAATGTAACGGGAGATGGAGCCATTGCGCTGATAGTAGATAAAATATATAAGTAA
- the gmd gene encoding GDP-mannose 4,6-dehydratase gives MKTALISGITGQDGSFLAEFLLQKGYEVHGILRRSSSFNTGRIEHLYFDEWVRDMKQKRTINLHYGDMTDSSSLIRIIQQVQPDEIYNLAAQSHVKVSFDVPEYTAEADAIGTLRMLEAVRILGMEKKTKIYQASTSELYGKVQEVPQSETTPFYPRSPYGVAKQYGFWITKNYRESYGMFAVNGILFNHESERRGETFVTRKITLAAARIAQGFQDKLYLGNLDARRDWGYAKDYVECMWLILQHDTPEDFVIATGEMHTVREFATLAFKEVGIELRWEGEGVEEKGIDVQTGKTLVEIDPKYFRPAEVEQLLGNPTKAKTLLGWNPRQTSFEELVKIMAAHDMKFVKKLYLRSLDK, from the coding sequence ATGAAAACAGCTTTAATCTCCGGAATAACAGGTCAGGACGGTTCGTTTCTCGCCGAATTCTTATTACAGAAAGGATATGAGGTACACGGTATCCTCCGCCGTTCTTCTTCATTCAATACAGGGCGCATCGAACATCTGTACTTCGACGAATGGGTACGCGATATGAAGCAAAAGCGCACCATTAACCTGCATTACGGTGACATGACGGACAGCAGCTCGCTGATCCGCATCATCCAACAGGTACAGCCGGACGAAATATATAACCTCGCTGCGCAAAGCCATGTAAAAGTATCTTTCGACGTACCGGAATACACCGCAGAGGCAGATGCCATCGGCACGCTGCGTATGCTGGAAGCTGTCCGCATCCTCGGAATGGAGAAAAAAACTAAGATTTACCAGGCCTCCACTTCGGAGCTTTACGGTAAAGTACAGGAAGTTCCCCAATCAGAAACAACTCCTTTCTATCCCCGCAGCCCATACGGAGTAGCCAAACAATACGGCTTCTGGATTACAAAGAACTACCGCGAAAGCTATGGTATGTTTGCCGTAAACGGTATCCTCTTCAATCACGAAAGCGAACGCAGAGGGGAAACATTCGTAACCCGTAAGATTACGTTGGCCGCCGCCCGCATAGCCCAAGGTTTCCAGGACAAACTGTATCTGGGTAATCTGGATGCACGCCGCGACTGGGGATATGCAAAAGATTATGTAGAATGTATGTGGCTGATTCTTCAGCACGATACACCGGAAGACTTCGTGATCGCCACAGGCGAAATGCATACCGTCCGCGAATTTGCTACGCTTGCCTTCAAGGAAGTAGGCATCGAACTGCGCTGGGAAGGTGAAGGCGTAGAAGAAAAAGGTATCGATGTGCAAACGGGAAAAACGCTTGTAGAAATAGATCCTAAATATTTCCGCCCTGCCGAAGTGGAACAGCTGTTAGGTAATCCGACAAAGGCCAAAACCCTTTTAGGCTGGAACCCGAGACAAACCAGTTTTGAAGAATTGGTAAAAATCATGGCAGCACACGATATGAAGTTTGTGAAGAAGCTATATCTGAGATCACTTGACAAATAA